A section of the Leptospira kobayashii genome encodes:
- a CDS encoding FAD-dependent monooxygenase gives MKLSETEVLISGAGPTGLFAACQLAQWGIQFRIIEKGSAFSNFSRALAIQARTLEIFEQIGIAEKVISQGERIKGILLLFKNKMAIGDLGDLGEDITPYPFLLVLPQDKTEKILAEHLEKQGGKVEWQTQLISLQEKPDSISGIISGPNGEEKIQAQYIIGADGAHSTVRHSLGIEFIGDSYEHNFYLGDLEVHWELPRGYAVLSPAEEGLNGFFPMPGELRYRVLGIIPESEEGKKVDLGLVQKILDERVPVQVRVSDPHWLSQYKLHHRFAKSFRQGRAFLCGDAGHIHSPAGGQGMNTGLQDAHNLAWKLASVLRKKTSSHILNSYEEERLPFAKQLVTETDRLFTLMTGQKRISKLIRRFILPFLVPVLFSFPMIRRKIFKRISQTQISYKNSLLSEAVSSKLSGIRLPHAKLSTGESVLNKIDNSNFHLILLENVKLDHLDSVWPGLKIHTLTPGSEPNFAKAVRMKKGMILVRPDQYIAFQSEKISIPGLKRYFAKINV, from the coding sequence ATGAAACTCTCGGAAACTGAAGTATTGATCAGCGGAGCTGGTCCGACCGGTTTATTTGCCGCCTGCCAATTAGCCCAATGGGGAATCCAATTTCGAATTATAGAAAAAGGTTCGGCTTTTTCCAATTTTTCCAGGGCGCTCGCCATCCAGGCGAGGACATTGGAAATCTTCGAACAAATCGGAATCGCCGAAAAGGTAATTTCGCAAGGGGAAAGAATCAAAGGAATTTTACTTTTATTCAAAAACAAAATGGCAATCGGCGATCTGGGAGATTTAGGCGAAGACATTACCCCATATCCTTTTTTACTCGTCCTTCCCCAAGACAAAACGGAAAAAATCCTGGCAGAACATTTGGAAAAACAAGGGGGAAAAGTGGAATGGCAAACCCAATTGATCTCTCTGCAAGAAAAACCCGACTCCATCTCTGGGATCATCAGCGGACCGAATGGAGAAGAGAAAATCCAAGCTCAGTACATCATCGGTGCAGATGGAGCACATAGTACGGTTAGGCACAGTCTGGGAATAGAGTTCATAGGTGATTCTTATGAACATAATTTTTATCTGGGAGATTTGGAAGTTCATTGGGAACTACCACGCGGTTATGCGGTCCTTTCTCCTGCGGAAGAAGGGCTCAATGGATTTTTTCCCATGCCGGGAGAGTTGCGATACAGAGTGCTCGGGATTATCCCCGAATCGGAAGAAGGTAAAAAAGTAGATCTAGGTTTGGTTCAAAAAATCTTAGACGAAAGAGTTCCCGTACAGGTTCGTGTTTCAGATCCGCATTGGTTGTCCCAGTACAAATTGCACCATAGATTCGCAAAATCCTTTCGACAAGGAAGAGCGTTTTTATGCGGAGATGCGGGTCATATACATAGCCCCGCCGGAGGCCAAGGAATGAATACCGGGCTTCAGGATGCTCACAACCTTGCATGGAAATTAGCATCTGTTTTGCGAAAAAAAACATCATCCCATATTTTAAATTCCTACGAAGAAGAAAGACTTCCTTTTGCGAAACAATTAGTAACGGAGACAGATCGGCTTTTCACTCTTATGACAGGTCAAAAACGAATTTCCAAACTGATCAGGAGATTCATTCTGCCGTTTTTAGTTCCGGTTTTATTTTCCTTTCCCATGATAAGAAGAAAAATATTCAAACGGATTTCCCAAACTCAAATTTCATACAAGAATAGCTTATTATCGGAAGCAGTCTCATCCAAATTATCGGGTATTAGATTGCCACATGCAAAACTTTCCACAGGTGAATCGGTTTTAAACAAAATAGACAATTCGAATTTTCATCTGATCCTTTTGGAAAATGTAAAACTTGATCACCTGGATTCTGTATGGCCCGGATTGAAAATACATACTCTGACACCCGGATCGGAGCCGAACTTTGCAAAAGCGGTAAGGATGAAAAAAGGAATGATTTTAGTACGCCCGGACCAATACATAGCCTTCCAAAGTGAAAAAATTTCAATTCCCGGTTTAAAACGGTATTTTGCAAAAATCAATGTTTAA
- a CDS encoding acyltransferase family protein, with amino-acid sequence MSIGDRNSSLDALRGLAVFLMLIVNLPGSWSYQYSPFKHAAWNGFQLADLVFPLFLWIVGFSISFGYKREGTPVLKWEKILIRTCILIFLGLFLNLFPKFSWENFRIPGVLQRIGIVYLLTTVLLYTLGLRRFIFFVISGLFLYSFFVWFTIPNEDTIGLNADFPLLDPKNNWASFTDRLLFGAHVWKETSPLDPEGCLSTIPALSTVLFGFLLGLRSQNQTNDSSFRAPMVSIFSSVVFILLGIAVSYLIPLNKTLWSISFVFLTAGISQFLYQLLEFVGKYNRSVFHWLSLYGKYALFVFVFTGIVARLQVYSLFRKNIFQRFVFITNDTYLASFLFSILMILVVWILLKIYEFFSRIRERFRTPVGNSN; translated from the coding sequence ATGTCGATCGGCGATCGCAATTCCAGTTTGGATGCACTTCGCGGTCTTGCCGTCTTTTTGATGTTAATCGTAAACCTTCCCGGTTCCTGGTCGTATCAATATTCTCCTTTCAAACATGCAGCCTGGAACGGATTTCAATTGGCGGATCTTGTATTCCCCTTATTTTTATGGATTGTCGGTTTCAGCATATCTTTCGGTTACAAAAGAGAAGGAACCCCCGTTTTAAAATGGGAAAAAATCCTCATACGCACATGCATTCTTATCTTTTTAGGACTCTTTCTGAATCTTTTTCCCAAGTTTTCCTGGGAAAATTTTCGAATTCCGGGGGTATTGCAAAGGATCGGCATCGTTTATTTATTAACAACGGTTTTGCTGTATACCCTGGGGCTTCGACGATTTATTTTCTTTGTGATAAGCGGTTTGTTTCTTTATAGTTTTTTTGTATGGTTTACGATTCCGAACGAAGATACAATCGGTTTGAATGCCGATTTTCCGCTTTTGGATCCAAAAAACAACTGGGCATCATTTACCGATCGACTGTTATTCGGAGCACATGTTTGGAAGGAAACATCCCCTTTGGATCCGGAAGGTTGTCTGAGTACAATTCCCGCTTTATCCACGGTCTTATTCGGATTTTTATTAGGCCTTCGAAGTCAAAATCAAACGAATGACTCATCCTTCAGAGCGCCAATGGTTTCGATTTTTAGTTCCGTAGTTTTCATTCTTTTAGGAATCGCGGTTTCCTATTTGATTCCTTTGAATAAAACATTATGGTCTATTTCTTTTGTGTTTTTGACTGCTGGAATTTCGCAGTTTCTTTATCAATTGCTTGAGTTTGTAGGAAAATACAATCGCTCCGTCTTTCACTGGCTTTCGTTATACGGAAAATACGCTTTGTTTGTTTTTGTATTTACCGGTATTGTTGCCAGATTGCAGGTTTATTCTCTTTTTCGAAAAAATATATTTCAAAGATTTGTTTTCATTACGAACGATACCTATCTCGCAAGTTTCCTATTTTCGATCTTAATGATTCTAGTTGTCTGGATCTTATTGAAAATTTATGAATTTTTCAGTCGGATTCGGGAGAGATTTCGGACCCCCGTAGGGAATTCGAATTGA
- a CDS encoding c-type cytochrome, with translation MKQTLKWILSIFLTLFILLIGGMTFVYFLSNTRMNRTFPVIEGTISIPTDVSSKEEGKRLFLSRGCIDCHGKNLAGQVFIDDPAMGRFTGTNLTKGLGGLEEKTTDFDLARGIRQGVAFDGRALLFMPSSDFQGMSDEEVGKLIAYIRSVPPVNHQIEQQKVGPLARILFVLGELPLLVSANIINHSVSAPKQVKAALTPEYGRYVAATCSGCHGPEFSGGPIPGAPPDWPHAQNITSTGIGHWTESNFIQAIRTGIRPDGSKIRPPMSWQNLGYMNDLELKAIWLFLNTLPTKTNK, from the coding sequence ATGAAACAAACTCTAAAATGGATTCTATCCATTTTCTTAACACTATTTATTCTACTGATCGGAGGAATGACATTCGTATATTTTTTAAGCAATACACGAATGAATCGGACTTTCCCAGTAATCGAAGGAACTATTTCCATACCGACAGATGTATCTTCCAAAGAAGAAGGAAAACGACTTTTTCTCTCCAGAGGATGTATTGATTGCCATGGTAAAAACTTAGCCGGACAAGTATTTATCGATGATCCGGCTATGGGTCGCTTTACTGGCACTAACCTAACAAAAGGACTAGGCGGTCTGGAGGAAAAAACGACCGACTTCGACTTGGCACGTGGAATCCGGCAAGGAGTGGCGTTTGACGGAAGAGCACTTCTTTTTATGCCATCCAGTGATTTCCAAGGAATGAGCGATGAGGAAGTAGGTAAATTGATCGCTTATATCCGTAGCGTCCCTCCGGTGAATCATCAAATAGAGCAGCAAAAAGTCGGCCCCTTAGCCCGGATTTTATTCGTATTGGGTGAGCTTCCCTTACTTGTATCTGCGAATATCATAAACCATTCCGTCTCCGCACCCAAGCAGGTAAAGGCAGCTCTCACACCGGAATACGGTCGTTATGTGGCAGCAACATGTTCAGGATGCCATGGTCCTGAATTCTCGGGAGGTCCTATTCCCGGAGCTCCTCCTGATTGGCCTCATGCGCAAAACATCACTTCCACAGGAATCGGTCATTGGACTGAATCGAATTTTATCCAAGCCATCCGAACGGGAATTCGCCCGGATGGATCAAAGATACGCCCTCCTATGTCCTGGCAAAATCTAGGGTATATGAATGATTTGGAATTAAAGGCAATTTGGTTGTTCTTAAATACTTTGCCGACGAAAACGAATAAATGA
- a CDS encoding TetR/AcrR family transcriptional regulator yields MFKRILENTLLLFLSKGFNKVNTDEIASSAGISKRTLYRYYSSKEKLITDVIEFFKAQIHSKIDEVLIRDDLSPIAKYRMILSHVAKSTSKVSKNLLVDIQKERPDIFEGIVEFRTNNIKSLASLLQEAQNQGDLRSDLDPSFATDILIGTINNILTPEYLIHHNFSFEESLETIISIFLEGVLARK; encoded by the coding sequence ATGTTTAAGCGCATATTAGAAAATACATTACTTCTTTTTTTATCCAAAGGGTTTAACAAAGTGAATACGGATGAAATTGCTTCGTCTGCGGGAATTAGCAAAAGAACTCTTTACCGTTACTACTCCTCAAAAGAGAAATTAATCACGGACGTTATTGAATTTTTTAAAGCCCAGATCCACTCCAAGATTGATGAAGTTCTGATAAGGGATGATCTTTCCCCTATTGCAAAATACAGAATGATCCTGTCTCATGTGGCAAAGTCGACTTCCAAAGTTTCCAAAAACCTTCTCGTTGATATTCAAAAAGAAAGGCCCGATATATTTGAAGGGATTGTGGAGTTCAGAACCAATAATATTAAGAGCCTAGCCTCCTTGTTGCAGGAAGCGCAAAACCAAGGGGACCTGCGTTCCGATTTGGACCCCAGTTTTGCAACAGACATTCTAATCGGGACTATCAATAATATACTTACTCCGGAATATCTGATTCATCATAATTTTTCTTTCGAAGAAAGTTTAGAAACGATAATATCCATATTTCTGGAGGGGGTTTTAGCGAGAAAATAA
- a CDS encoding LBF_1199 family protein, which yields MRWKKSDFWMNASPIEMINFFRQIHEECFLKDWVEAFHKDDSLIDLVFEYLWLYRSESETRILLNHSDFPPWLLLRFIYFGYGKQILQGHFDSNVYFAQVKNLIDSEQSLRILSLAEEMDKDPTLKIHLLANLDAQTWESYFDILEQNEKTIHALVGIFVNLKEQEIRTILLNSPTLYIYLRLMLVSRKITDDEVGDEKAKILKDILEGIREWELFATNLKDKFDLLTERKQIPKERDSKRISLILYELIKVGEEDRAGIISYLKGSHVILDEWEEGIIRSTLVNYKQFGTFI from the coding sequence ATGCGATGGAAAAAATCCGATTTCTGGATGAACGCTTCACCCATTGAGATGATCAATTTTTTCCGCCAGATCCACGAAGAATGTTTTTTAAAGGATTGGGTTGAGGCATTTCACAAGGATGATTCGCTGATTGATCTGGTATTCGAATACCTTTGGCTCTATCGTTCCGAATCCGAAACCAGAATCCTTTTGAACCATTCGGATTTTCCTCCCTGGCTGTTGTTGCGATTTATCTACTTCGGGTATGGAAAACAAATCCTCCAAGGCCATTTTGATTCCAACGTATATTTCGCTCAGGTAAAAAATTTGATCGACTCCGAACAAAGTCTTCGTATTCTTTCGTTAGCTGAAGAGATGGACAAAGATCCTACTTTGAAAATCCATTTACTTGCCAATTTGGATGCGCAAACTTGGGAGTCTTATTTCGATATTCTGGAGCAAAACGAAAAAACCATACATGCATTAGTTGGAATATTCGTAAATTTGAAAGAACAGGAAATCAGAACCATCCTTTTGAATAGTCCCACTCTTTATATCTATTTACGTCTGATGTTGGTTTCCAGAAAAATCACAGATGATGAAGTAGGGGATGAAAAGGCAAAAATCCTAAAGGATATTTTGGAAGGGATTCGGGAGTGGGAACTTTTTGCCACCAACCTTAAAGACAAATTCGATCTGCTTACGGAACGAAAACAAATTCCCAAAGAGAGAGATTCGAAACGAATTTCACTGATATTATATGAATTGATTAAAGTGGGAGAAGAAGACAGAGCGGGAATCATTTCCTACTTAAAGGGAAGTCATGTGATTTTGGACGAATGGGAAGAAGGAATCATCCGTTCTACTTTGGTAAATTATAAACAGTTCGGTACCTTCATTTAA
- a CDS encoding TIGR04388 family protein, which translates to MFTTLSKKVKPSLQEETLSVAEDSYSLTTKIQASLSLFAFLFSLLFAGSIASQEVIPQLQMEAYNSNLMNQVYGQSYFLNSLSAWTDQVTYYKGVLRAYWEAAADDAIYNYVDSITTSDAFNSVDAYKDYVFKELDSQKIAALNIWENQANLQLLENRNEFVLKLNTDRVDQSYLSRLGIQGTFNQPQDPNASTQELQRQIASAANNWNTNFNQSYQAGLNDFANSLNTIQNKYDSFLQSMNDSEATFTDNLSAIDSYKTVVKDAIRGMVGQFQGMIDQPCNQATSCLYRDGNNGGLNTAGQTLNDLVARLNTVLNNQNLDSSNVLTTISSEINSFLSNQTNAARLTQIDYSNQVTTTQTSLNPPSTYGLGNVSSLITAVNNGTLSFYDLQSSQTSQWRVDTSGIFSGIVDPFIETMIRSITNGNSANIKGIIESQIGGGRTATVLATNVYTDWNGGSNGDGWAYFRALNTEMNLNRDGAATWNWGAERFIVSPPAYWINWFQMGRIGYQVVYEMYDPNAQALATYWNGNYTSLNGQLAQYQNNITPAIGNWESQVASYNSFYEQWKTSADALKAQAQADYENSMADLESKKSAWLNQMEAERNAGLNQWDQLYSNASSSGGQNAQSVASSIQAVNSSVSSGINIATGTQSILDNYNNKLDTLASTEFTFTDTTKRYEPALADTGIQKQLDPFAQIGNLGADYSIGNITKGELGNKLAFSGGIKQAFNDISDSTIRYGIGASTGGFSNGTFGSLQQAAFNSTGITPKNTDVAGGETSFTTQKFSILGAANEKKIDTSLSVDGKDLTEVFGKTANGVYQYSQLLSLNENNSSAAKAEQEKAVNQMAYQVNWDSKWSAKLDETGSLKLNGTIGNLSNQEVTDILKKLSTYEYKGLKFDQFCIAGTTDYAACQAEEQRMSKLQSDDYKAKFQSDIDKLAAQGYEIQNGMIVKSLSREDKIRLGQTEGLTLTDTEKQTASVCYVDPSKCKDLLKQEFTISYDKTGGVTLSKIISNGSIGGTNNAGQYISGTQTESRYISLSKVAPVVAPKGTDLFAEWGQDVWNDIDTQASQVMNDFYTKSLAQDSKMLTQATSVIRDVESKNEKLFQQKKAVQEETDEMIKELVMAYISGGMAGVTASIKSQIEDKINSGLAEAFIRGTGGSEADIQKVADLISLIRGRMQADKMKKRANTMSISNPIRSLENMVSKSFSTVMEVANNVTFGAAGAVLAVGTGIVTKVAGVVSDTIGSVTKALGPLGNTIGAILSPTTMLAAEATKKAADYIGEQSEKMLGAKNAMSEIKANEESIIKNYASQAIATATGIPPEVATTLVNDYVGSQKAKKARRAANANPLGNIGSQVVGAVGGIIKTAAVAFGAKERDIQEMLSDGNKILYSGNLDVTADELRSEAYANQMFGMKLGALSYTSSTPKDKEGIVEELGQRMVVDQLAAATGWDKDVTNALFRKEYGRIKQKKADKKAQNAAIKSTVITAVTTAATLGAAGALGSVVRGAMSSIGTAFGASANVAANVGAAVIKGAVQVVDGARNGWEGALAGAANGALGMVTAGAFQGNSIADALRTASEKVGLGLGVTYDKDTGWGGSIGLGNKVNNASFSFSQRGPSSVSLSSGGPLGTQLTINHTTGGTSTVGVSYNAGKGPRDGLNISANYDLDGGGVSGGLSYTDSKSKVGLSLNASQNGLSSSLVTNGVNIGTNTSNGFQMAEMNWAQDNINAAQNLAVASANTSSLGNVLRNIPLLGGLLGAGGDIISGTFSAAADVVTLGQAGSFRAGLSELGKGLFNMGDILVRDIAALGMGLFGTSITTLRDITNILTLGLIPELGNYDPELKDMKPTYIHGAIARLIKDAVILDYGSFGGANWGTDYFGQDQSMQINQGDVASFHHDNDMNEIDWIKRNWTTTPSKQWVGPIGAAYTLIGTPLFAIIGLLEGEHKPAAKVTANGTK; encoded by the coding sequence ATGTTCACTACTCTCTCTAAAAAAGTAAAACCTTCTCTTCAGGAAGAAACTTTATCAGTCGCAGAGGATTCGTATTCGCTTACTACCAAAATCCAGGCAAGTCTCAGTCTTTTCGCCTTTCTTTTTTCCCTACTGTTTGCCGGCTCCATCGCATCTCAGGAGGTGATCCCTCAACTGCAGATGGAAGCGTATAACTCTAATTTAATGAATCAGGTATATGGTCAGAGTTATTTTTTAAATTCATTAAGTGCCTGGACGGATCAAGTGACTTATTACAAAGGAGTGCTTCGGGCATACTGGGAAGCTGCTGCGGATGATGCTATTTACAATTATGTGGATAGCATTACAACGAGCGATGCTTTCAATTCCGTGGATGCTTATAAAGACTATGTTTTCAAAGAGCTGGACTCGCAAAAGATCGCCGCGTTGAATATTTGGGAAAATCAGGCGAATCTTCAATTACTGGAAAATAGAAACGAGTTTGTATTGAAATTGAATACCGACCGGGTGGATCAGTCTTATTTGAGTCGTTTGGGAATTCAAGGAACTTTCAACCAACCGCAGGATCCGAATGCAAGCACCCAGGAATTACAGAGACAAATAGCTTCCGCTGCCAATAATTGGAATACGAATTTCAATCAAAGTTATCAAGCGGGTTTGAACGATTTTGCCAATTCTTTAAATACGATTCAAAACAAATACGACTCCTTCCTGCAATCGATGAATGATTCGGAAGCGACTTTTACGGACAATTTGTCCGCTATCGATTCGTACAAAACAGTTGTTAAAGATGCGATCAGGGGAATGGTCGGTCAATTCCAGGGAATGATCGATCAACCTTGCAACCAAGCTACCTCTTGTCTCTATCGTGACGGAAACAACGGAGGATTGAATACGGCCGGTCAGACATTGAACGATCTGGTTGCAAGACTCAATACGGTTTTGAACAATCAAAACCTGGATTCTTCCAATGTGCTTACTACTATTTCCTCCGAAATCAACAGCTTTCTGTCCAATCAGACAAACGCGGCCCGACTAACGCAAATTGATTATTCCAATCAGGTGACTACGACTCAAACATCGTTGAACCCTCCTTCGACTTACGGATTAGGAAATGTAAGCAGTTTGATTACTGCAGTGAATAACGGGACTCTTTCATTCTATGATTTGCAGTCTTCGCAAACTTCACAATGGAGAGTTGATACGAGCGGTATATTTTCAGGTATTGTGGATCCATTCATCGAGACCATGATCAGATCGATTACCAACGGAAACAGCGCCAATATCAAAGGAATCATCGAATCTCAAATAGGTGGCGGTAGGACTGCAACGGTTCTTGCAACGAATGTTTATACGGATTGGAACGGCGGCTCCAACGGAGACGGATGGGCTTATTTCCGCGCACTGAATACCGAAATGAATTTAAACCGGGACGGGGCCGCCACTTGGAATTGGGGTGCAGAAAGGTTTATCGTAAGTCCTCCCGCTTATTGGATCAACTGGTTCCAGATGGGTAGGATCGGTTATCAGGTAGTTTATGAAATGTACGATCCGAACGCACAAGCATTGGCAACTTATTGGAATGGAAATTACACTTCTCTCAACGGCCAATTGGCTCAATATCAAAATAATATAACGCCTGCTATAGGAAATTGGGAATCGCAGGTGGCGAGCTATAATTCGTTTTACGAACAGTGGAAAACAAGTGCAGATGCTTTGAAAGCCCAGGCACAAGCTGATTATGAAAACTCTATGGCGGATTTGGAGAGTAAAAAATCAGCTTGGTTGAATCAGATGGAAGCGGAAAGAAATGCGGGATTGAACCAATGGGATCAGTTGTATTCAAACGCTTCTTCGTCAGGCGGACAGAATGCACAATCGGTCGCAAGTTCCATTCAAGCTGTAAATAGTTCCGTCTCCTCAGGAATTAATATCGCAACAGGCACCCAGTCCATATTGGATAATTATAATAATAAATTGGATACTTTGGCTAGTACTGAATTTACATTTACAGACACTACAAAAAGATACGAGCCCGCTCTTGCCGATACCGGAATTCAAAAACAATTGGATCCTTTCGCTCAGATTGGAAATTTAGGAGCGGATTATTCCATTGGAAACATAACAAAAGGCGAGCTGGGAAATAAACTTGCATTTTCCGGTGGAATCAAACAAGCGTTTAATGATATCTCCGACTCGACCATCCGATATGGAATCGGTGCTTCTACGGGAGGTTTCTCCAACGGAACTTTCGGTTCTTTGCAGCAAGCAGCTTTTAATTCCACCGGAATCACTCCGAAAAATACGGATGTTGCGGGAGGAGAAACATCCTTTACTACGCAAAAATTCAGCATTCTAGGTGCTGCGAATGAAAAGAAAATAGATACCAGTCTGAGTGTCGATGGCAAGGACCTAACAGAAGTTTTTGGGAAAACGGCGAATGGTGTTTATCAATATTCTCAGCTGCTTTCTCTTAACGAAAACAATTCCAGTGCGGCAAAGGCGGAACAGGAAAAAGCGGTCAATCAAATGGCATATCAGGTGAATTGGGATTCCAAATGGAGTGCTAAATTGGATGAGACAGGTTCTTTGAAATTAAACGGAACCATAGGGAATCTCTCCAACCAGGAAGTAACCGATATTCTAAAGAAATTATCCACCTACGAATACAAAGGTCTAAAATTCGATCAGTTCTGTATTGCAGGAACAACGGATTATGCTGCTTGTCAGGCGGAAGAACAAAGGATGTCCAAACTTCAGTCGGATGATTACAAAGCGAAATTCCAATCGGATATAGACAAACTCGCCGCCCAAGGTTATGAGATCCAAAATGGAATGATCGTTAAATCCCTTTCCCGTGAGGATAAAATCAGATTGGGACAAACGGAAGGATTGACTTTAACCGATACTGAGAAACAAACAGCAAGTGTATGTTATGTGGACCCTTCCAAGTGTAAGGATTTGCTCAAACAGGAATTTACTATTTCTTACGATAAAACCGGTGGAGTTACATTATCCAAGATCATTAGTAATGGAAGCATCGGAGGCACAAACAATGCGGGGCAGTATATCTCCGGAACGCAAACCGAATCCAGATACATCAGTCTTTCCAAAGTAGCGCCTGTGGTAGCCCCTAAAGGCACCGACTTGTTTGCGGAATGGGGGCAAGACGTTTGGAATGATATAGATACTCAAGCAAGCCAAGTGATGAATGATTTTTATACGAAGAGCCTGGCACAGGATTCCAAGATGCTTACGCAGGCAACTTCGGTCATTCGTGATGTCGAATCCAAAAACGAAAAATTATTCCAACAAAAGAAAGCAGTACAAGAAGAAACCGATGAGATGATCAAAGAATTGGTTATGGCTTATATTTCCGGAGGGATGGCCGGAGTCACTGCTTCCATTAAAAGTCAGATCGAAGATAAAATCAACTCAGGACTTGCCGAAGCATTTATCCGCGGCACGGGAGGAAGTGAAGCGGACATACAAAAGGTTGCCGACCTAATCAGTCTTATACGAGGACGTATGCAGGCTGATAAGATGAAAAAGAGAGCCAATACAATGTCCATCAGTAACCCAATCCGTTCTTTGGAAAATATGGTAAGTAAATCATTCAGTACGGTGATGGAAGTTGCAAATAACGTTACTTTCGGAGCCGCAGGAGCTGTGTTAGCTGTTGGAACCGGAATTGTAACGAAGGTCGCGGGGGTGGTATCGGATACAATCGGATCAGTCACAAAGGCTTTAGGCCCTCTTGGAAATACCATCGGAGCAATTTTAAGTCCTACAACTATGTTGGCAGCGGAAGCGACGAAGAAAGCGGCAGACTATATAGGCGAACAATCGGAAAAGATGCTCGGTGCCAAAAATGCTATGAGTGAAATCAAAGCAAACGAGGAATCCATAATAAAAAATTACGCATCGCAAGCAATTGCAACGGCAACAGGCATACCTCCTGAAGTTGCCACTACTTTGGTAAATGACTATGTGGGCTCACAGAAAGCTAAAAAAGCAAGAAGGGCGGCAAATGCAAATCCACTTGGGAACATAGGTTCGCAAGTGGTCGGGGCAGTGGGGGGAATCATCAAAACCGCTGCAGTTGCATTCGGAGCAAAAGAAAGAGACATCCAGGAGATGTTGAGCGACGGAAATAAAATACTCTATTCGGGCAATTTGGATGTTACTGCAGATGAATTGCGGAGCGAAGCATATGCCAACCAAATGTTCGGTATGAAATTGGGAGCACTCAGTTATACTTCCTCCACTCCTAAAGACAAGGAAGGAATCGTAGAGGAACTCGGTCAACGTATGGTAGTCGATCAACTAGCGGCCGCTACCGGATGGGATAAGGATGTAACCAATGCTTTGTTCCGTAAAGAATACGGCAGGATAAAACAGAAGAAAGCGGATAAAAAGGCACAAAATGCAGCGATCAAGTCTACCGTTATAACTGCCGTTACTACGGCCGCTACATTGGGAGCGGCGGGAGCTTTGGGTTCGGTAGTGCGAGGTGCAATGAGTTCAATAGGTACTGCTTTTGGTGCAAGCGCCAATGTGGCCGCCAATGTCGGCGCTGCTGTCATTAAAGGTGCGGTCCAAGTCGTGGATGGTGCAAGGAACGGATGGGAAGGAGCACTCGCCGGTGCTGCAAACGGTGCTTTGGGAATGGTTACAGCAGGAGCATTCCAAGGCAATAGTATAGCAGACGCATTGCGAACAGCTAGCGAAAAAGTTGGATTGGGACTTGGAGTAACCTATGACAAAGATACAGGTTGGGGAGGTAGCATAGGGTTGGGCAATAAAGTCAATAATGCCTCTTTTTCATTTTCGCAAAGAGGACCAAGTTCAGTCTCTCTTTCTTCCGGTGGTCCGCTTGGCACACAGCTAACCATTAACCATACAACAGGAGGAACATCAACGGTGGGTGTAAGTTATAACGCAGGTAAGGGGCCGAGAGACGGCCTTAATATTTCTGCTAATTATGACTTGGATGGAGGAGGTGTTTCCGGTGGTCTCTCTTATACTGATTCGAAAAGTAAGGTAGGACTTTCTTTAAATGCTAGTCAGAACGGTTTATCGTCTTCGTTGGTAACGAATGGAGTCAATATCGGAACAAATACTTCAAACGGATTCCAAATGGCGGAAATGAATTGGGCTCAAGATAATATTAATGCCGCTCAGAATCTGGCTGTTGCTTCTGCAAATACTTCCAGTTTAGGTAATGTTTTGAGAAATATTCCTCTCCTTGGTGGGTTGTTAGGTGCTGGAGGAGATATTATTTCCGGTACTTTTTCCGCTGCTGCCGATGTAGTTACCTTAGGCCAAGCAGGATCTTTTCGGGCCGGTTTATCCGAGCTTGGAAAAGGGCTTTTTAATATGGGAGATATTTTAGTAAGAGACATAGCTGCTCTAGGAATGGGACTTTTTGGAACCAGCATTACTACATTAAGGGATATTACAAATATTCTTACCTTAGGCTTGATTCCTGAATTAGGAAATTATGATCCGGAATTGAAAGATATGAAACCAACTTATATACATGGTGCTATCGCCAGATTGATTAAGGACGCGGTTATTTTGGATTATGGAAGTTTCGGAGGAGCAAACTGGGGGACTGATTATTTCGGACAGGACCAAAGCATGCAAATCAATCAAGGTGACGTTGCATCTTTTCATCATGATAACGACATGAATGAGATTGATTGGATAAAAAGAAATTGGACAACAACGCCGTCCAAGCAATGGGTCGGGCCGATTGGGGCAGCCTATACTTTAATTGGAACCCCCCTCTTTGCTATCATAGGATTGTTAGAAGGTGAGCATAAACCTGCGGCAAAAGTAACAGCCAATGGAACAAAATAG